The following coding sequences are from one Rutidosis leptorrhynchoides isolate AG116_Rl617_1_P2 chromosome 11, CSIRO_AGI_Rlap_v1, whole genome shotgun sequence window:
- the LOC139877693 gene encoding ethylene-responsive transcription factor ERF024-like: MSKNTKYKGVRQRSSGKWVSEIREPKTPNRIWLGTFTTPEMAAVAYDVAALALKGVDTELNFPNSASSLPKPASSNPRDIQTAAASAAAAAGAAMDAFMARSGHSHGHDHGHGSVVTTEPPIFVDEDLIFDMPNVLANMAEGMLISPPWFDPVNEGSATGSSIDHDFWN, translated from the coding sequence ATGTCAAAAAATACTAAATATAAAGGAGTGAGACAAAGAAGTAGTGGAAAATGGGTGTCCGAAATTCGAGAACCGAAAACTCCGAACCGTATTTGGCTTGGCACATTCACTACACCCGAAATGGCTGCAGTAGCTTATGATGTTGCAGCATTAGCACTTAAAGGTGTCGATACCGAGCTTAATTTCCCTAATTCGGCTTCTTCCTTACCAAAACCAGCTTCATCGAATCCACGTGACATCCAGACTGCAGCCGCCAGTGCGGCGGCTGCAGCCGGGGCTGCCATGGATGCGTTCATGGCTCGTTCTGGTCATAGCCATGGTCATGATCATGGTCATGGTTCAGTCGTTACGACTGAACCACCTATATTTGTGGATGAAGATTTGATATTCGATATGCCAAATGTGCTTGCGAATATGGCTGAAGGAATGCTTATAAGTCCTCCATGGTTTGATCCGGTTAATGAAGGTAGCGCAACCGGAAGCTCAATAGATCATGATTTCTGGAATTAA